GCCCCAGTGGTACTGCAGGAACCGCCGCTCCAGCTCCGCCCCGGACGGCCGGGTCCAGGGGACGTAGAACGGCATCCGGTCCGGGTCGTGCACGCCGCGGTGCAGCACCGCGAAGACGTCGGGGAAGTCGGTGTCGCGCACGGGCCGCAGCACGAGCGGACCGCAGGTGACGCGGAGGCCGAACGGGGGCCAGAGGTCGGCGAGAGGATCGGGCACGGCTCAGGCTAGGTTCGGAGCATGGTCGACGAGCAAGGTGATTTCCGGATCGAGCACGACTCGATGGGTGACGTCCAGGTGCCCCGCGAGGCGCTCTGGCGGGCGCAGACCCAGCGCGCCGTGGAGAACTTCCCCATCAGCGGTACGCCGATCGAGCCCGCCCTCATCCACGCCATCGGCGAGGTCAAGGCGGCCGCGGCGCAGGTCAACGGGGCGCTCGGCGTCCTCGACCCGGCGCACGCCGAGGCCATCGAGACCGCGGCCCGCGAGGTGGCCGTCGGTCAGCACGACGCGGCGTTCCCGATCGACGTCTTCCAGACCGGGTCCGGCACCAGCTCCAACATGAACGCCAACGAGGTCATCGCCTCGCTCGCCTCCCGCGCCGGCACCGACGTGCACCCCAACGACCACGTCAACGCCTCGCAGTCCTCCAACGACACCTTCCCCACCGCGATCCACGTGGCCGCCTCGCTCGCGGTGACCTCCGACCTGGTCCCCGCGCTCGACGTGCTCGCCACCTCGCTCGAGGCCAAGGCCGAGGAGTTCGCCGGCCTGGTCAAGAGCGGCCGCACCCACCTCATGGACGCCACGCCGGTGATGCTGGGCCAGGAGTTCAGCGGGTACGCCGCCACCGTGCGCTACGCCGCCGAGCGGCTCGACGCCGTGCTCCCCCGCGTGCGCGAGCTGCCCCTGGGCGGCACCGCGGTCGGCACCGGCATCAACACCCCGGCCGGCTTCCCCGAGCAGGTCATCGCCGCGCTGTCGGAGTCGACCGGCACGACCTTCACCGAGGCCCGCAACCACTTCGAGGCGCAGGGCACCCGCGACTCGCTGGTCGAGCTGAGCGGCGCGCTCAAGACCTACGCGGTCGGCCTGACCAAGATCTGCAACGACCTGCGCTGGATGTCCTCGGGCCCGACGACCGGCCTGGCCGAGATCCACCTCCCCGACCTCCAGCCGGGCTCGAGCATCATGCCCGGCAAGGTCAACCCGGTCCTGCCCGAGGCCACGCTCATGGTCTGCGCGCAGGTCGTCGGCAACGACGCCGCGGTGACCTTCGCCGGGGCCTCGGGCGCCTTCGAGCTCAACGTGGCAATGCCGGTCATGGCCCGCAACGTCCTCGAGTCGGTCCGCCTCCTGGCCGCGGCCTCCCGCGTCCTGGCCGCCCGCTGCGTCGACGGCATCACGGCCAACGCCGAGCGGATGCGCGCCTACGCCGAGTCCTCGCCCTCGGTGGTCACCCCGCTCAACAAGCACATCGGCTACGAGGCCGCCGCCAAGGTGGCCAAGCAGGCCCTGGCGGACGGCGCCACCATCCGCGAGACCGTCATCAGGCTCGGCTACGTCGAGCGCGGCGAGGTCACCGAGGAGCAGCTGGACGAGGCGCTCGACGTCGAGTCCATGACCCACCCGTGAACGATCCCGAGCACGTCCGGGCGCAGTACGCCACCGAGGACCGGCTCCGGACCCGCGAGTCGGTCTGGCGGGCCGGCCCGTCCGGGGTCGACCCCGCCGACCTGGTCCTCGACGCGGTCCGCGCCGCACTGCCCACCCGCGGCGGCATGCCCGACGTCCTCGAGATCGGCGCCGGCACCGGCGCCTTCGCCGAGCGGCTGGCCGCCGAGCACCCCGGGCTGGCCCTGCTCACCACCGACCAGTCCCACCGCATGGTCGAGCTCCAGCGCGAGC
This genomic window from Nocardioides anomalus contains:
- a CDS encoding class II fumarate hydratase, translated to MVDEQGDFRIEHDSMGDVQVPREALWRAQTQRAVENFPISGTPIEPALIHAIGEVKAAAAQVNGALGVLDPAHAEAIETAAREVAVGQHDAAFPIDVFQTGSGTSSNMNANEVIASLASRAGTDVHPNDHVNASQSSNDTFPTAIHVAASLAVTSDLVPALDVLATSLEAKAEEFAGLVKSGRTHLMDATPVMLGQEFSGYAATVRYAAERLDAVLPRVRELPLGGTAVGTGINTPAGFPEQVIAALSESTGTTFTEARNHFEAQGTRDSLVELSGALKTYAVGLTKICNDLRWMSSGPTTGLAEIHLPDLQPGSSIMPGKVNPVLPEATLMVCAQVVGNDAAVTFAGASGAFELNVAMPVMARNVLESVRLLAAASRVLAARCVDGITANAERMRAYAESSPSVVTPLNKHIGYEAAAKVAKQALADGATIRETVIRLGYVERGEVTEEQLDEALDVESMTHP